The genomic stretch TGCTCGGAAGCCATAAGATAAATATCATGTCGGCCCGATTGGTAGCTCAGCACTTCATTTAGATGGGTTTCAATGCCTCCCTTAGTGAACTCCGATATATGCAGGACTCTTGCCATAGTTTTCATCAACTCCTAAAGTTTTGCGTAGCAAAACTAGCATCGTAAGCATAGGCTTTAAGTTTTGCGTAGCAAAACTGACTTCGTAAGCATAGGCTTCTCAATAAGCGTCTTGTGAAGCGACGACAGCTTTGACTGTTCTGAACATGATTTTAATATCGAACCAGATGCATCTTTGCTCGATATAAGCCAGATCCAGCTCAACCATCTGCTTGAAGCTGAGATTGTTTCTGCCGCTCACCTGCCATAGACCTGTGCAGCCCGGCGTAATGGACAAGCGCTGCTTGTCATACTCCGTATATTCTGCCACTTCTCTGGAAAGCGGGGGTCTTGGCCCCACTAACGACATTTCACCTCTAAGCACGTTCAGCAGCTGTGGCAGCTCGTCTATGCTCGTTTTGCGTATAAGCTTGCCGATCTTCGTAATCCGTGGATCATCCTTCATCTTGAACATTGCGCCGCTAATCTCGTTCTGAGCGAGCAGCTCCTTCAGCTTATCCTCAGCGCCTGTCAGCATCGAGCGGAATTTGTACATACGGAATGGCTTCTCATCCTTGCCAATTCTCGTCTGATAGAAGAATACAGAGCCTTTCGGGTCCTCCCACTTAATAAGGATTGCTATAATGACAAATAACGGGCTTAGCAGCATTAAACCAAATAACGAACCGGTAATATCAATGGCACGCTTCATAATCGAATAAACGCTAATCTCATTGTGATTGCCGCGTTCCCGATAATAATCCGTAACTCCTATCACTGCTTCATCCTTATATTGTGGAGGGGTCATATCCTCTCACCCCTTCCAACTAACAGCTTCTTCGCAAGCTCACGCTCCATTAATTCCTCAAGCTCGGACATCAATTGATGCTTCAGCTCGTTATTTCTAAGCGCAAAATCAATCGTCGTCATAATAAAACCAAGCTTCTCACCAACATCATAACGAATGCCTTGGAAGTCAAAGGCATAAACGCCTTTATCGACGTTAAGCTTCTGAATCGCATCGGTAAGCTGGATTTCGCCTCCCGCGCCGAGCTCATGCTTACCTAGATATTCGAATATATCAGGCGTCAGCACGTATCTTCCCATAATGGCTAGATTCGATGGCGCTTGGCCTTGCGGCGGCTTCTCTACGAAGCGGTTAACCTCATAAAGATTGTTTACTCGCTGGCCTGGATCAACGATTCCGTAACGATGCGTCTGATCTACGCCCACGGTCTGAACGCCGATGACCGAACGTCCCGTCCGTTCATATTGCTCAATGAGCTGCCTTGTGCAGGGCACCTCAGCCTCTACGATATCGTCGCCAAGCAGAACAGCGAACGGCTCATCGCCAATAAAGTTTCTTGCGCACCATACCGCATGTCCAAGCCCTTTGGCCTCTTTTTGCCGAATATAATGAAGGTTTACGTTTGATGATTTTCTTACCTTTTCCAATATATCGAGCTTTCCTTTTTCCTCTAAAATATGCTCAAGCTCAAACGCGATATCGAAATGATCCTCGATCGCCCTTTTCCCCTTGCCTGTCACGACGATAATATCCTCAACGCCTGATTCAATCGCTTCCTCAACAATGTATTGAATAGTAGGCTTGTCGACAATAGGAAGCATTTCTTTAGGCATCGCTTTCGTGGCTGGCAAAAAACGTGTACCGAGTCCAGCCGCTGGAATAATTGCTTTTCTCACTTTTTTCATCTGACATCACCCTATCCTATATATTTTTTTAAACTTTCCTATATTTAAAATAAGGGCATCTAACCCCTCCTCACGTCACACCCTTGACGATTAACGTCTAAGGTCGGCTGACCCACAGCATGACCGAGTGCCTCCGGTGATAGAGGTGCAGGAGACATTACCTAATCTATACGACCCTTCCAGCGATAGAGAAAACGAGTTTATGCGTCGCTCTTCTCCCCGTAGTAGTAGGAATAGATATCTGAATGATTACGATTAATTTTGTTAAGTACGACACCGATAAGCTTTGCTTTGACATGATCAAGCGACGCCTTCGCCTTAAGAACGACATCCTTCTTCACCTTGCCTGAATCAACGACGAGCACGACTCCATCGCTTTGAACAGCAACAATTTGAGCATCAGTCACTGACATAATAGGCGGAGTGTCGACGATGATCATATCGAACTGCTCTCTCGCCTGCTTCAGAAGATTCGCCATTGGCTCTGATGAGAGCAGCTCTGAAGGATTAGGAGGTGTTGGCCCCGCCTGTATAATGGACAGATTATCCGTGTTCGTATACTGAATAATATCCTTCAGCTCTAGTTGGTTTAATAGAGCCGTCGTTATTCCGCTTCGATTGGACTTTCCGAATATGTGATGCTGGGACGGCTTGCGCAAATCTGCATCGATCAGCAGCACCTTTTTGTTAGCCTGAGCAAACGCGACAGCCATATTGGCACAGGTTGTACTCTTTCCTTCACTCGGCTTGGACGAGGTGACCATAATGATTTGCAGCTTCTGATTGATAGTCGAGAACTCGATATTCGTTCGCAGCATGCGGTAGCCTTCCGATATTGGCGATTTTGGATTTAACTCCGTAATCAGGTTCCATTTAGGAATCAAACGAGACATTTTGTTCCCTCCCCGCTAATTTCGATGATGAAGCATTGCTGCTTCTGTCCAATGAATCACGCTCTTCAAACATCGGAATCGATGTCAGCACCGGTACGTCCAGCAGCGCTTCAATATCCTCCTCTGTTTTTACCGTGTCATCCAAATAATCGAGCAGGAAGGAAATTCCTACGCCAACCATCAAAGCCAGCATGAACGCAACGGCAATATTCATCTTTGCATTCGGCGCTACCGGCCCGTGATACTCTTTCGGATCGGCTTGGTCGAGTACCGAGACATTGTCAACCTTCATCAGCTCGGGCACCGATTTCTGAAATACGATAGCCACTGCGTTAGCGATTAAAGCCGCTTGCTCATAAGAATCGTCCCGTACAGATATAGACATGACCTGCGTTTCATTTACCGAGCTTACACTCACCTTTCCGATGAGCTCGCTATACGTAACTCCAAGGTCTGGATATTGCTTTACTACCTTTTTCATCATTCGCGGGGTTCTCAAAATTTCTTTATAGGTTTTAATCAGTCCAATCGTGGTGTTAATCGCCCCAACATCGATGCTTGGCAGCAGCGAGCTGCTGTCCTTATATTGATTGACGATTAATTTAGCGGATGCTTCATACTGTGGCTTGATAAAGTAGCTGGAGTAAATGCCTATGGTTAGACAGCTGACGGTAATGATTAAAGTAATCATTAGAAGCCTTCTTTTTACGATGAGCCAATACTGTTTCAATTCCAAATGATTTCCTCCGTTACTCGTAGTCATCCGTCCCTACATGAATCATTAATTATTCTTAATGAATATTAAAATTTTTTAATTATTCAAAACGCGACCTTTTGGGCATCGTTGATGAACAGTGAAATCCACTCGCATGAATTTCTATGATAAGGACGGAACCTATTATTGGGCTGTATTCATAAAATCATCGACCGTTCCACCGTTCATGATGTACTCCATCATTTCTGTAGAACAGGCTTTCAAGCCGAGCTTGCCAAGCAATTGAGACATAAGCTCCGCCATATCGATAGGCTCATTGCAGAGCCGGCATCCTGTTGCCATAAGAAGCTCAGACAGCGGCCTTGCTTCCCCGTGATCAGTTTTTTGTAATAGAGAAGGATCCTCGGATAGTATTTTCAAAAATTGCTTCAGCCTTATTCGCTTCTGCTCCTGATTTGAAATGTTCATCTCTGAAACCTCCATTCATCAGATCATATGCTCACTTTGAATTTTGCGATTCACCTATTCTCTGTTGCACTCTAGTATGACACAATCATTGCTAATTCTTGAGGGAATAAAGACATGGTGTCGATTAGACAATCTTACTCATTTTCATGACTGTTTTCATAAGTACGTAATCCTAATTGATGCGAATAGTAGGATATAAACCTGCGTTTTTCCACTGTCAAAATTAAATATTCTGATAATTGAAAGCGTTTTATGAACTTTGTGAGAAAGTCCACCAATAGTCTCATATAATCATATCCTAAAATGCTCAGTTCCCTTTTAAAATAAAGGGTCTTGTGTTTTTTGGGCGCAGCTTTTAGCTGCTTTTTCGCGAAAAAAATCTGATTTTGGGCACGAAAAAAAGGGACTATTGACCAGAGTCCTACCTAAGCAGCATAAAAAATCAATTCGACATATTTTGCAACGTCTATTTAACTGGATGATTTTATCAATGATAGCGCTGTCTTTACATTAAAAAAAGAAAATATTAATGTCTTTTGCTAAAAAAAGTGTGATTTTCTGCTAAAAAAACGGACATTCAGGTATACGAGCTGCATCGATTATGCTCTTTTTCCGTTCATAGCTAACATGGGATCAGGATTTCAACCCACGAATCGGGATTAATATAAAGCTCCAAAAGCACTGAATATCCATCTCCATAACGACTGGACTTATTCCAAAATAACTATACTCAGCACTTCTCCAAACGACCTATCCTCTACTTATTTTGACGAAGGCTGCCTAACTAGCACTACGATGTAACCGGGGAAAGCATTCCCCCTGCCCTCGTACTCGACTTCGATCTCCATTTCCACCGCATGTTGTTCTATTCTCGACATTTACTATATGTGTTTTCCACCCGCTGCCGCTGTGCATAACTTCTGTGTGACAAACTTAACGCTCCTAGAACTAACCCTCCAACGGGCTCTCCAACTAACCAAACTACGCTGCTATCCTGCACTTTGGCAGGATAGCAGCTGGTTTTTGCGAGCTCCACATGTCTATGTTGTACCACAGCAATATAGAGAGCCTTACAGGTGCGACTGAAGCCGAATTCAGTCCATTCTAATGCAAATGTGCAGGATAGGCAGCTTGGTGAGACTGAAAAGCGCGAAGTTAGTGCTAATATGCAGGATAGCCTGCGTGCGGAGGAAGCAGGGGTTCGTGCTCGGAGTAAATGTACGACAATCCTAGAACTAACCCTCCAAGCTGTTCTGCAACGGGTTCTCCAACTAACCAAACTACGCTGCTATCCTGCACTTTGGCAGGATAGCAGCTGGTTTTTGCGAGCTCCACATGTCTATGTTGTACCACAGCAATATAGAGAGCCTTAGAGGTGTTTCTTAAGCCGAAACCAGTCTATTCTAATGCAGTTGTGCAGGATAGGTAGCTCGATGAGGCTGAAAAGCGCGAAGTTAGTGCTAATGTGCAGGATAGCCTGCGTGCGGAGGAAGCAGGGGGACGTGCTCGGAGTAAATGTACAACTATTCTAGAACTAACCCTCCAAGCTGTTCTGCAACACTTCCTCCAGCTAACCCTCCAACCTATTCTGCAACGGGCTCTCCAACTAACCCAATTACGCTGCTATCCTGCACTTTGGCAGGATAGCAGCTGTTTCTTCGAGCTCCCGCAAGGCTATGTTGTACCGCAGCAATATAGAGAGCCTTACAGGTGCGACTTAAGCCGAAATCAGTCTATTCTAATGCAGATGTGCAGGATAGGTAGCTCGATAAGGCTGAAAAGCGCGAAGTTAGTGCTAATGTGCAGGATAGCCTGCGTGCGGAGGAAGCAGGGGTTCGTGCTCGGAGTAACTGTACAACTATTCTAGAACTAACCCTCCAAGCTGTTCTGCAACGGGCTCTCCAACTAACCAAACTACGCTGCTATCCTGCACTTTGGCAGGATAGCAGCTGGTTTTTGCGAGCTCCACATGTCTATGTTGTACCACAGCAATATAGAGAGCCTTACAGGTGCGACTGAAGCCGAATTCAGTCCATTCTAATGCAAATGTGCAGGATAGGCAGCTCGATGGGGCTGAAAAGAGCGAAGTTAGTGCAAGGGTGCAGGATAGCCTGCGTTGGTTACTCCATTACATACGCAAGCAGCAGCGCCGCTGTATTCACTATCGCATCAAGATGCGTACGCTCCATGCCATGCGAGGCATGGACGCCGGGCCCGATCAAGGCAGCACGGATATTGCTTCCGCCTCTCAACGCCGCTGAGGCATCGGAGCCGTAATGAGGATAAATATCGACCGCATAAGCAAGCTTCTCACGCCCCGCTAGCTCAATCAGCCGAGAAGTCATTTGATAATCATAGGGCCCCGTCGAATCCTTGGCACAAATAGACACATCCTGCTCCGTAGCTGACAAATCATCTCCAAGCGCCCCCATATCAACAGCAATCATCTCCGTAATATCCGCTGGGATATAGGAGCTTCCGTGCCCCACCTCTTCATATGTGGAGAAAATAAGCTTCAGCGTGTGAAGCGGAGTCCTTCCCTCACGCTTCAGCCATTCCATGAGGCCGAGTAAAGCAGCAACGC from Paenibacillus sp. FSL H8-0548 encodes the following:
- a CDS encoding sugar transferase, whose translation is MKRAIDITGSLFGLMLLSPLFVIIAILIKWEDPKGSVFFYQTRIGKDEKPFRMYKFRSMLTGAEDKLKELLAQNEISGAMFKMKDDPRITKIGKLIRKTSIDELPQLLNVLRGEMSLVGPRPPLSREVAEYTEYDKQRLSITPGCTGLWQVSGRNNLSFKQMVELDLAYIEQRCIWFDIKIMFRTVKAVVASQDAY
- the galU gene encoding UTP--glucose-1-phosphate uridylyltransferase GalU, translated to MKKVRKAIIPAAGLGTRFLPATKAMPKEMLPIVDKPTIQYIVEEAIESGVEDIIVVTGKGKRAIEDHFDIAFELEHILEEKGKLDILEKVRKSSNVNLHYIRQKEAKGLGHAVWCARNFIGDEPFAVLLGDDIVEAEVPCTRQLIEQYERTGRSVIGVQTVGVDQTHRYGIVDPGQRVNNLYEVNRFVEKPPQGQAPSNLAIMGRYVLTPDIFEYLGKHELGAGGEIQLTDAIQKLNVDKGVYAFDFQGIRYDVGEKLGFIMTTIDFALRNNELKHQLMSELEELMERELAKKLLVGRGERI
- a CDS encoding CpsD/CapB family tyrosine-protein kinase, whose protein sequence is MSRLIPKWNLITELNPKSPISEGYRMLRTNIEFSTINQKLQIIMVTSSKPSEGKSTTCANMAVAFAQANKKVLLIDADLRKPSQHHIFGKSNRSGITTALLNQLELKDIIQYTNTDNLSIIQAGPTPPNPSELLSSEPMANLLKQAREQFDMIIVDTPPIMSVTDAQIVAVQSDGVVLVVDSGKVKKDVVLKAKASLDHVKAKLIGVVLNKINRNHSDIYSYYYGEKSDA
- a CDS encoding Wzz/FepE/Etk N-terminal domain-containing protein translates to MELKQYWLIVKRRLLMITLIITVSCLTIGIYSSYFIKPQYEASAKLIVNQYKDSSSLLPSIDVGAINTTIGLIKTYKEILRTPRMMKKVVKQYPDLGVTYSELIGKVSVSSVNETQVMSISVRDDSYEQAALIANAVAIVFQKSVPELMKVDNVSVLDQADPKEYHGPVAPNAKMNIAVAFMLALMVGVGISFLLDYLDDTVKTEEDIEALLDVPVLTSIPMFEERDSLDRSSNASSSKLAGREQNVSFDS